The following coding sequences lie in one Sulfuricella sp. genomic window:
- a CDS encoding efflux RND transporter permease subunit, whose amino-acid sequence MIGHIIAWSLRNKLFIVLAGVLLLAWGGWQAARTPVDVFPDLTAPAVTVVTEAHGMAPTDVESLVTFPIETALNGAPNVRRVRSATKIGLSVVTVEFEWGTDLYLARQVVAERLQLARASLPPDIPAPAMTPASSIMGEILFIALTSDKHSGMEMKNVAEQVLRRRILAVPGVAEVLPIGGDTQQFQVTVKPDRLAAYQLTLDEVTQALRESNQNASAGFYVESGQEYLIQGQGRIAVLDDIADTVIKVREGQPILIRDVADVAIGAAPKRGVGSHNGKPAVVLGIQKQPGANTLELTDRLDRTLAEIQAGLPAGMKVESHIFRQADFIRVSIDNLLAALGEGAVLVIAIVFAFLLSARATAITLVAIPLSLVAAILSMKALGATINTMTLGGMAIALGALVDDAIIVVENIVRRLRENLAKPESEQRAAAQVVFEATKEIQGSIVFATLIIMLVFIPLFFLSGVEGRLMAPLGFAYVVSLAASLMVAITVTPVLAALFLPRSKIVRENVEPRFIHFLHATYRRVLEATVTRWQMVTAVSVVALAVSLVALSFAGRAFLPDFNEGTLTIGTATLPGTALEESDRLGQMVEQILLSHLEVVATARRTGRAEGDPHAMDVSASEMEVTLKMGERSKEDFLAALRDDLSTVPGTQIVVGQPISHRIDHMLSGSRSNIAVKILGPNLGELRRLTGEIKALVQTVAGAVDVTDEQQSDIPFLTIRFKRDALARHGLSIRQVAETIEVAFSGMAVSRVQQGQATYDLAVRFDPAAKASLDAIRSTLVTTASGARLPLSALADIRNDRAPYSISRENVQRKMVVMANVAGRDLASVVDDIRRKVAAEVKMPPGYHVEYGGQFESAEEAGRILLFLGIAVTAGIFLLLFVAFRTARDALLVMLNLPLAIIGGVIGVFVAGGVLSVASIIGFITLFGIATRNGVMMIAHIHHLVEHEGVRDAAEAVKRGAEERLVPILMTALAAGLALVPLAFAAGQPGSEIQSPMAIVILFGLASSTLLNMIVVPALYLRFGAISAARAPTASDDLDDA is encoded by the coding sequence ATGATCGGACACATCATTGCGTGGTCGCTACGCAACAAACTTTTCATCGTCCTCGCCGGTGTGTTGCTGCTAGCCTGGGGCGGCTGGCAGGCAGCGCGCACGCCGGTGGACGTTTTCCCCGACCTCACGGCGCCTGCGGTAACCGTGGTGACCGAGGCCCATGGCATGGCGCCGACCGATGTCGAAAGCCTAGTCACATTCCCGATTGAAACCGCCCTGAACGGTGCGCCCAACGTGCGACGGGTACGGTCCGCCACCAAGATCGGGCTGTCGGTCGTGACGGTCGAATTCGAATGGGGAACCGACCTCTATCTCGCCCGCCAGGTGGTGGCCGAACGCCTGCAACTGGCGCGCGCAAGTCTACCGCCGGACATTCCCGCGCCGGCGATGACCCCGGCGTCTTCGATCATGGGCGAGATTCTGTTCATCGCGCTGACCTCGGACAAGCATTCCGGCATGGAGATGAAGAACGTCGCCGAACAGGTACTGAGGCGCCGGATTCTTGCCGTCCCCGGCGTGGCCGAAGTACTGCCAATCGGCGGCGATACCCAGCAGTTCCAGGTGACGGTAAAACCCGACCGGCTGGCGGCCTACCAGCTAACCCTGGACGAGGTGACGCAGGCGCTGCGCGAATCGAACCAGAACGCCTCCGCCGGCTTCTACGTCGAATCCGGTCAGGAATACCTGATCCAGGGCCAGGGCCGCATCGCGGTGCTGGACGACATTGCCGACACGGTGATCAAAGTCCGCGAAGGTCAACCCATACTCATCCGCGACGTGGCCGACGTGGCTATCGGCGCGGCGCCCAAGCGCGGCGTCGGTTCCCACAACGGCAAGCCGGCCGTGGTGCTGGGCATCCAGAAACAGCCCGGCGCCAATACCCTGGAACTGACCGACCGGCTCGACCGCACGCTGGCGGAAATCCAGGCCGGCCTGCCGGCGGGGATGAAGGTCGAAAGCCACATCTTTCGCCAGGCGGACTTCATCCGCGTTTCCATCGACAACCTGCTCGCCGCCTTGGGCGAGGGGGCTGTCCTGGTGATTGCTATCGTCTTCGCCTTCCTGCTTTCGGCACGCGCCACGGCGATCACCCTGGTCGCCATTCCGCTGTCTCTGGTGGCGGCCATCCTCTCGATGAAGGCGCTCGGCGCCACCATCAACACCATGACGCTGGGCGGCATGGCTATTGCCCTCGGTGCGCTGGTGGACGACGCGATTATCGTGGTCGAGAACATCGTCCGGCGCCTGCGCGAAAACCTCGCGAAACCGGAAAGCGAGCAACGTGCTGCGGCGCAGGTGGTGTTTGAGGCGACCAAGGAAATCCAGGGCTCCATCGTCTTCGCGACGCTGATCATCATGCTGGTGTTCATACCACTCTTCTTCCTCTCGGGCGTGGAGGGCAGGCTGATGGCGCCGCTCGGTTTCGCCTACGTGGTGTCGCTGGCCGCGTCACTGATGGTGGCGATCACAGTAACGCCGGTGCTGGCGGCGCTGTTCCTGCCGCGCTCTAAGATCGTCCGCGAGAACGTCGAACCGCGCTTCATCCATTTCCTGCATGCGACCTATCGGCGGGTACTGGAAGCCACGGTCACACGCTGGCAGATGGTGACTGCGGTGAGTGTCGTTGCGCTGGCCGTTTCTCTGGTCGCACTCTCCTTCGCCGGCCGTGCCTTCCTGCCAGACTTCAACGAGGGTACGCTGACCATCGGCACCGCCACGCTGCCAGGCACCGCGCTGGAGGAGTCCGACCGCCTGGGTCAAATGGTCGAGCAGATCCTGCTTTCACACCTGGAGGTGGTGGCTACGGCCAGACGCACCGGTCGTGCCGAGGGCGACCCGCATGCCATGGACGTATCGGCGTCCGAAATGGAAGTGACCCTGAAAATGGGCGAGCGCAGCAAGGAGGACTTCCTCGCCGCACTGCGCGACGATCTCTCGACCGTGCCCGGCACCCAGATCGTGGTCGGCCAACCGATTTCACACCGCATCGACCACATGCTCTCGGGCAGCCGCTCCAACATCGCGGTGAAGATTCTAGGCCCCAACCTTGGCGAACTGCGCCGCCTGACCGGGGAAATCAAGGCGCTGGTGCAAACCGTGGCGGGCGCAGTGGACGTTACCGACGAGCAGCAAAGCGACATCCCCTTCCTGACCATCCGCTTCAAGCGCGACGCCCTGGCCCGGCACGGCCTTTCCATCCGGCAGGTGGCGGAAACCATCGAGGTGGCGTTTTCCGGCATGGCGGTGAGCCGCGTCCAGCAGGGCCAGGCGACCTACGATCTGGCGGTGCGCTTCGATCCGGCTGCGAAAGCCAGTCTCGACGCCATCCGCTCCACGCTGGTCACCACAGCCAGCGGCGCGCGCTTGCCGCTCTCCGCGCTGGCCGACATCCGCAACGACCGGGCGCCATACTCCATCTCGCGTGAGAACGTGCAGCGCAAGATGGTGGTAATGGCTAACGTCGCCGGGCGCGATCTGGCGAGCGTGGTGGACGACATACGGCGCAAGGTGGCAGCGGAGGTGAAGATGCCGCCGGGCTATCACGTGGAATATGGTGGCCAGTTCGAGAGTGCCGAAGAGGCCGGCCGCATCCTGCTGTTCCTGGGCATCGCGGTCACCGCCGGCATCTTTCTTTTGCTTTTCGTGGCTTTCCGCACCGCCCGCGACGCGCTGCTGGTCATGCTCAACCTACCACTCGCCATCATCGGCGGGGTGATTGGCGTATTTGTCGCGGGTGGCGTCCTTTCGGTGGCCTCGATCATCGGCTTCATCACGCTGTTCGGTATCGCTACCCGCAACGGCGTGATGATGATCGCCCACATCCATCATCTGGTGGAACACGAGGGCGTGCGCGACGCGGCAGAGGCCGTCAAACGCGGTGCCGAGGAGCGTCTGGTGCCCATTCTGATGACGGCCCTGGCCGCCGGTCTTGCACTGGTCCCGCTGGCGTTCGCCGCCGGACAACCGGGCAGCGAAATCCAGTCGCCGATGGCCATCGTCATTCTGTTCGGGCTAGCCAGTTCCACGCTGCTCAACATGATTGTCGTGCCGGCGCTGTACCTGCGTTTCGGGGCCATCAGCGCAGCCCGCGCGCCGACGGCCAGCGACGACCTTGACGATGCTTGA
- a CDS encoding nucleotide-binding protein, with product MPTRCKVFIGSSSEGSKVADAVRLLLINELGESAKVELWTRKFELSATYIESLEKVLAEADFAVMVLTPDDVTTSRNKEKLAPRDNVIFELGLFMGGLGRERCYLVHEDNPEGKANLKLPSDLLGVKAATFKRQDDEDLETVLNAKCALIARQMSMLPLRHKLNPDEAAARASTLSFCERLEGAWWEHVSAGEKCWLSFFKIELDNLHNSVQLNDGRHFEPDGSLTARWKSVTTRFFREENKVVYLWQGWYPSSTDASPQDRFHGYGEFEFEIPAKASEPIARGQGKFWNVDETHPERTLIKVVQLRRVPDKSISTMTSGKQKEIRDLVTRTFRDWE from the coding sequence ATGCCTACGCGTTGCAAAGTGTTCATTGGATCATCATCCGAGGGCAGCAAAGTTGCAGATGCAGTTCGGCTACTACTCATTAATGAACTGGGTGAGAGCGCAAAAGTAGAGCTATGGACGCGTAAGTTTGAATTGAGCGCAACCTATATCGAATCTCTCGAGAAAGTACTTGCTGAAGCTGATTTCGCTGTCATGGTACTCACGCCCGACGACGTCACAACCAGCCGAAACAAGGAGAAACTTGCGCCACGAGATAACGTTATATTCGAACTCGGACTATTTATGGGCGGCCTTGGGCGCGAACGTTGCTATCTTGTTCATGAAGACAATCCAGAAGGCAAGGCGAACCTTAAACTGCCCTCAGACCTGCTTGGCGTAAAGGCGGCGACGTTCAAGCGTCAGGACGATGAGGATTTGGAGACGGTCCTTAATGCGAAGTGTGCCTTGATCGCCAGGCAAATGAGCATGCTTCCTCTCAGGCACAAACTAAATCCGGATGAAGCCGCAGCACGAGCATCCACACTCTCATTCTGTGAACGCCTGGAAGGCGCCTGGTGGGAGCATGTGTCGGCGGGAGAAAAATGTTGGCTGAGTTTCTTCAAAATTGAATTGGATAATCTACACAACTCAGTTCAGCTCAACGATGGACGCCACTTCGAGCCGGATGGCTCTCTAACCGCAAGATGGAAAAGTGTTACTACCCGCTTTTTCAGGGAAGAAAACAAAGTCGTGTATTTATGGCAGGGCTGGTATCCATCGAGCACCGATGCAAGTCCCCAGGACAGATTCCATGGCTATGGGGAATTCGAGTTTGAAATACCCGCGAAAGCTAGTGAGCCAATTGCTCGCGGGCAGGGAAAATTCTGGAATGTTGATGAAACCCATCCAGAAAGGACTTTGATAAAGGTTGTACAACTGCGCCGGGTCCCTGACAAGAGTATCTCCACGATGACCAGTGGCAAGCAAAAGGAAATCCGGGATTTGGTCACAAGGACGTTTCGCGACTGGGAGTGA
- a CDS encoding Smr/MutS family protein, which yields MVDEDDLILFRTAVGDARPLRHGHRFLHPLPKPRPIPLQSQRDQRDVLLDSLSDHVYWADSLESGEELVFLRPGLQTTVLRKLRRGHWVTQGELDLHGLTVAEARLELIQFLQHCQKNGLRCIRIIHGKGLRSKNREPVLKNKVAHWLMQREETLAFCQARAADGGGGAMLVLLRSL from the coding sequence ATGGTGGATGAAGATGATCTGATCCTGTTCCGCACAGCTGTCGGCGACGCCAGACCGCTGCGGCACGGCCACAGATTCCTTCATCCGCTGCCCAAGCCCAGACCCATCCCCCTGCAAAGCCAGCGCGACCAGCGCGATGTGTTGCTCGACTCTCTCAGCGATCATGTCTACTGGGCCGATAGCCTGGAAAGCGGCGAAGAACTGGTCTTCCTGCGCCCCGGACTACAAACCACCGTACTGCGCAAACTGCGCCGCGGTCACTGGGTAACGCAAGGCGAACTGGATCTGCACGGCCTCACCGTGGCCGAAGCCAGGCTGGAACTGATCCAGTTTCTCCAGCACTGCCAGAAAAACGGCCTGCGCTGCATCCGCATCATTCACGGCAAGGGCCTGCGCTCAAAGAATCGCGAGCCGGTGCTGAAAAACAAGGTTGCCCACTGGCTGATGCAACGCGAAGAAACCCTGGCCTTCTGTCAGGCCAGGGCAGCGGACGGCGGTGGCGGCGCGATGCTGGTGCTGCTCAGGAGCTTGTAG
- the trxB gene encoding thioredoxin-disulfide reductase: MSVKHCQLLILGSGPAGYTAAIYAARANLKPVLITGMQQGGQLTTTTEVDNWPADVDGVMGPALMERFQKHAERFDTEIIFDQIHTARLGEKPFTLIGDSGTYTCDALIISTGASAKYLGLPSEEAFMGRGVSGCATCDGFFYKNQDVAVVGGGNSALEEALYLSNIAKHVTLVHRRDTFKAEKIMVDKLMDRIQNGNITLEAFCELDEVLGDKSGVTGMRLKNVTDGSTKDIALQGIFIAIGHKPNTDLFEGQLTLEGGYIVTQGGNKGFATQTSIPGVFAAGDVQDHIYRQAITSAGTGCQAALDAERYLDSLHK; this comes from the coding sequence ATGTCCGTCAAGCATTGCCAATTACTGATTCTTGGATCCGGCCCCGCCGGCTATACCGCCGCCATTTACGCCGCGCGCGCCAACCTGAAGCCGGTTCTGATTACCGGCATGCAACAGGGCGGGCAACTGACCACCACCACCGAAGTCGACAACTGGCCCGCCGATGTCGATGGCGTGATGGGACCCGCGCTGATGGAGCGCTTCCAGAAACATGCTGAACGCTTCGATACCGAAATCATCTTCGATCAGATTCACACCGCCAGGCTGGGCGAAAAACCCTTCACCCTGATCGGCGATTCCGGCACCTATACCTGCGATGCGCTGATTATTTCGACTGGCGCCTCTGCCAAATACCTCGGCCTGCCCTCCGAAGAGGCATTCATGGGCCGCGGCGTTTCCGGCTGCGCCACTTGTGACGGCTTTTTCTACAAGAATCAGGACGTGGCCGTGGTCGGCGGCGGCAACTCCGCGCTGGAAGAAGCCCTGTATCTGTCCAATATCGCCAAGCACGTCACCCTGGTGCACCGCCGCGATACCTTCAAGGCAGAGAAAATCATGGTGGACAAGCTGATGGACCGCATCCAGAACGGCAACATCACGCTCGAAGCCTTCTGCGAACTGGATGAAGTACTGGGCGACAAATCCGGCGTCACCGGCATGCGCCTCAAGAATGTCACGGATGGCTCCACCAAGGACATCGCCCTGCAGGGTATCTTCATCGCCATCGGCCACAAGCCCAACACCGATCTGTTCGAAGGCCAGCTGACACTGGAAGGCGGCTACATCGTGACCCAGGGCGGAAACAAGGGATTCGCCACCCAGACCAGCATCCCCGGCGTTTTCGCTGCCGGCGACGTGCAGGACCACATTTACCGCCAGGCCATCACCAGCGCCGGCACAGGCTGCCAGGCCGCGCTGGATGCCGAGCGCTATCTCGATAGCCTGCACAAGTAA
- a CDS encoding DNA translocase FtsK 4TM domain-containing protein: MRESWWLVLVVAALYFIMILGTYDRGDPGWSHSITVSNIHNAGGELGAWLADLFLYLFGLSAYWWAAFFLFAISWGYRRIDSVNAGERRSLFVAFIGFIILLVASSGVEALRLYSLKVALPLAPGGMLGALVSEYLWKTLGFTGATLLMLLTMAIGLSFFIGLSWLELIERIGGWVEDGYRYVMHLREARQDRLAGKEAEAEREQVVTVEKKRQEEQEPIHIQPPIFEIPKSERGEREKQAPLFENMPDSPLPPLHLLDEAEANVEFISPETLEYTSRLIERKLADFGVEVKVVAAYPGPVITRYEIEPAVGVKGSQIMNLIRDLARALSVVSIRVVETIPGKHYMGLELPNPKRQIVRLSEILSSKAYAGMNSPLTIAMGKDIGGQPVVADLAKMPHALVAGTTGSGKSVAVNAMILSLLYKADPSQVRLIMVDPKMLELSIYEGIPHLLAPVVTDMKHAANALNWCVAEMERRYKLMSSLGVRNLAGANQKIRDAKKAGMPLTNPFTLTPDSPEPIEEMPFIVVFIDELADLMMVAGKKVEELIARLAQKARASGIHLVLATQRPSVDVITGLIKANIPTRIAFQVSSKIDSRTILDQMGAEALLGQGDMLYLPPGTGYPQRVHGAYVADNEVHKVVDYLKSLGEPQYVEGILEGGSSDLDAEAGEGDGDAESDPMYDEAVAIVLKSRRASISSVQRQLRIGYNRAARLIEQMEKAGLVSTMQSNGNREVLMPDRE; the protein is encoded by the coding sequence ATGCGTGAATCATGGTGGCTGGTGCTGGTTGTCGCCGCGCTTTATTTCATCATGATCCTGGGTACCTATGATCGTGGCGATCCTGGCTGGTCCCACAGCATTACCGTGAGCAACATACATAACGCGGGCGGCGAGCTGGGCGCCTGGCTGGCGGATCTGTTTCTCTATCTGTTCGGGCTGTCCGCATACTGGTGGGCGGCTTTTTTCCTGTTTGCCATCAGTTGGGGCTATCGCCGCATCGATAGCGTGAACGCGGGCGAGCGCCGTTCACTGTTTGTGGCTTTTATTGGTTTCATCATCCTCCTGGTTGCCAGCAGCGGCGTGGAAGCGCTGCGTCTATACAGTCTTAAAGTGGCCCTGCCTCTGGCGCCGGGCGGAATGCTGGGCGCGCTGGTTAGCGAGTACCTGTGGAAAACCCTGGGCTTTACCGGTGCAACCCTGCTGATGCTGCTCACCATGGCCATTGGCCTGAGTTTTTTTATCGGCCTGTCCTGGCTGGAACTGATCGAGCGCATTGGCGGCTGGGTCGAGGATGGTTACAGGTATGTGATGCATCTCCGCGAGGCAAGACAGGATCGCCTGGCGGGCAAGGAAGCCGAGGCGGAACGTGAACAGGTCGTCACGGTGGAAAAGAAGCGCCAGGAAGAGCAGGAACCCATCCACATCCAGCCGCCAATCTTCGAGATTCCAAAGTCGGAGCGCGGCGAGCGTGAAAAACAGGCGCCGCTGTTCGAAAACATGCCTGATTCACCCTTGCCGCCCCTGCATCTGCTCGATGAGGCCGAGGCCAATGTCGAGTTCATCAGCCCCGAAACCCTGGAATACACTTCGCGCCTGATCGAGCGCAAGCTCGCCGACTTCGGGGTGGAAGTCAAAGTGGTTGCAGCCTATCCCGGACCGGTGATCACGCGCTACGAAATCGAGCCGGCCGTAGGGGTGAAGGGCAGCCAGATCATGAATCTGATCAGAGACCTGGCCCGCGCCCTGTCCGTGGTCAGCATCCGCGTGGTGGAAACCATTCCCGGCAAGCACTACATGGGCCTGGAACTGCCCAATCCGAAGCGTCAGATCGTGCGCCTGTCGGAGATTTTAAGCTCCAAGGCTTATGCCGGGATGAATTCACCCCTCACCATCGCCATGGGCAAGGATATCGGCGGCCAGCCTGTGGTGGCGGATCTGGCCAAAATGCCGCATGCCCTGGTGGCGGGCACCACCGGTTCGGGCAAGTCGGTGGCGGTCAATGCCATGATCCTGTCGCTGCTTTACAAGGCTGATCCGTCCCAGGTGCGCCTCATCATGGTTGATCCCAAGATGCTGGAGCTCTCGATCTACGAGGGCATCCCGCACCTGCTGGCGCCGGTGGTCACGGACATGAAGCATGCCGCCAATGCGCTGAACTGGTGCGTGGCGGAGATGGAGCGGCGCTACAAGCTGATGTCCAGCCTGGGCGTGCGCAACCTGGCTGGCGCCAACCAGAAGATCCGCGATGCCAAGAAGGCCGGGATGCCGCTCACCAACCCCTTCACCCTGACTCCGGACAGCCCGGAACCGATCGAGGAAATGCCGTTCATCGTGGTGTTCATCGACGAACTGGCCGACCTGATGATGGTTGCCGGCAAGAAGGTGGAAGAGCTGATCGCGCGCCTGGCGCAAAAAGCCCGCGCTTCCGGGATCCATCTGGTACTGGCCACCCAGCGCCCCTCGGTGGATGTCATCACCGGCCTGATCAAGGCCAATATCCCGACACGCATCGCTTTCCAGGTTTCCAGCAAGATCGATTCACGCACCATTCTCGACCAGATGGGTGCCGAGGCGCTGCTGGGGCAGGGCGACATGCTTTATTTGCCGCCTGGGACCGGCTACCCGCAGCGGGTGCATGGCGCCTATGTTGCCGACAATGAAGTGCATAAGGTGGTGGATTACCTCAAATCCCTGGGCGAGCCGCAATACGTGGAAGGCATTCTGGAAGGCGGCAGTTCCGATCTTGACGCTGAAGCTGGGGAGGGTGATGGCGACGCAGAGTCCGACCCAATGTACGACGAGGCCGTCGCCATCGTCCTGAAAAGCCGCCGCGCCTCGATATCGTCTGTGCAAAGACAGTTGCGCATCGGCTACAACCGGGCAGCAAGACTGATCGAGCAAATGGAAAAGGCCGGTCTGGTCTCGACCATGCAAAGCAATGGCAACCGGGAAGTGCTGATGCCGGATCGCGAGTAA
- the lolA gene encoding outer membrane lipoprotein chaperone LolA, with the protein MFLPTLAFASGVDSLKNFLHNSHTVKSRFTQTVVDRNGKTIQAASGAMQFSRPGKFRWEYEKPYPQLIVGDGAKVWLYDADLNQVTVRKLDQALGNTPAALLAGNNAIEQNFTLTDAGKGNGLEWVEATPKAREGSFERIRLAFRGQTLEVMELRDHFGQTTLIRFAGLELNPRLAHQLFTFTPPQGTDVVGD; encoded by the coding sequence ATGTTCCTCCCAACACTGGCGTTCGCCTCGGGTGTGGATAGCCTTAAAAATTTCCTGCACAACAGCCACACGGTGAAATCACGCTTCACCCAGACTGTTGTGGACCGTAATGGCAAGACAATTCAGGCTGCGAGTGGCGCAATGCAGTTCTCCCGGCCAGGGAAATTTCGCTGGGAGTATGAAAAACCTTACCCGCAATTAATCGTGGGCGATGGCGCAAAAGTCTGGCTGTATGATGCCGACCTGAATCAGGTCACGGTCAGAAAGCTCGATCAGGCGCTGGGAAACACGCCTGCGGCATTGCTGGCGGGAAACAACGCCATCGAGCAAAATTTCACCCTGACCGATGCGGGGAAAGGCAACGGTCTCGAATGGGTGGAAGCCACGCCCAAGGCCAGGGAAGGCAGTTTTGAGCGTATCCGTCTCGCTTTCAGAGGCCAAACGCTTGAAGTAATGGAGCTGCGCGACCATTTCGGCCAAACCACGCTCATTCGTTTTGCAGGGCTGGAACTCAACCCCAGGCTGGCGCACCAGTTATTCACCTTTACACCTCCACAGGGTACGGATGTAGTCGGTGACTGA